The Onychomys torridus chromosome 4, mOncTor1.1, whole genome shotgun sequence genome includes a window with the following:
- the LOC118582932 gene encoding olfactory receptor 10AG1-like: MDGSTLQSPQLNNHSKLVEFILLGFSDVSSLQELLFGVFLIIYLIIVISNSLIIIITRTDPSLQTPMYFFLGNFSFLEICYVSVTVPRLLTNLYRQDRSISFMACAIQMYFFLVLGATECFILTAMAYDRYVAICNPLLYPLIMNNRLCIQLAAGCWLSGVPVHIGFTYWIFSLPFCGSNKLNHFFCDIPPVLTLACGDTFMIEILVYVIALLVVTIPFMLIFGSYLKIISTILKLPSATGRAKAFSTCSSHLIVVALFFGSGIITYLRPKSSHSARTDKFLSLFYTVVTPMFNPMIYCLRNKDVMIAMKKFILRCIMF; encoded by the coding sequence ATGGATGGATCCACACTACAAAGTCCCCAACTAAATAACCACTCCAAATTGGTGGAATTCATCTTACTTGGCTTTTCTGATGTTTCCAGTTTGCAAGAACTTCTTTTTGGGGTCTTCTTAATAATCTATCTCATTATTGTGATCAGTAATAGCCTCATCATCATAATTACAAGGACTGACCCTTCCCTACAGActcccatgtactttttccttgGAAATTTCTCTTTCTTAGAAATATGTTATGTGTCAGTCACTGTGCCCAGATTATTAACAAATCTCTACAGACAAGACAGAAGCATTTCCTTTATGGCTTGTGCTAtacaaatgtatttctttcttgttttggggGCCACTGAGTGCTTTATTCTGACTGCTATGGCTTATGACAGATATGTTGCCATTTGCAACCCACTGCTCTACCCTCTGATCATGAACAATAGACTCTGTATACAACTGGCAGCTGGCTGTTGGCTAAGTGGTGTTCCTGTGCACATAGGTTTCACATATTGGATCTTCTCACTACCATTTTGTGGATCAAATAAGCTGAATCACTTTTTCTGTGACATACCTCCAGTCCTGACCCTAGCTTGTGGGGACACTTTTATGATAGAGATCCTGGTCTATGTGATTGCCCTTTTAGTGGTCACTATTCCTTTTATGTTGATTTTTGGAtcttatttgaaaataatctCAACCATTCTGAAGCTTCCATCTGCAACCGGGAGAGCCAAGGCCTTCTCTACATGTTCTTCCCACCTTATAGTTGTAGCTTTATTCTTTGGATCAGGTATCATTACATATTTGCGGCCAAAGTCCAGCCATTCCGCAAGAACAGAcaaattcctttctcttttctatacTGTTGTGACCCCAATGTTTAATCCCATGATATACTGTTTGAGAAACAAAGATGTTATGATTGCAATGAAAAAGTTTATTCTGAGATGTATTATgttctga